The region GGTCCCGAGATCGCCGGCCCCGGCAGTGCCACCGGGCGGGTCTCCCTCCTGAGCGGGCTAGGGGCTGCCCTGCCGCCGCCTCCCCTCCGGACTCTCCGGGCTCCCCCCGCCCCACTCCGCCCCGGGGCTCGGCTGGCCGCTGCCGCCGAGGCCCCGCGGGAGCTGCCgctgcccgcccgccccgctccTGCCCCGGCCGCTCCGCGGGCACCCGCGCTGCCGAGCCGGGCCCTGGCGCCGGGCGGCCCGGAGGCACCTACCCGTAAATCGCATCCTTGTCCCGCTTCAGAGCGTCGTTGACAGCGGAGCCCATGCTGGCCGGCATGACATTGGGGTGCGGGGCGTGGGCGCCGTAGTGCTGTCCGGCGTGGAGCGGCGGCCCATGGTTGAGGTGGTGCACCGGGGGGATCGGCCGGGGGGCGTGGGGGTCCCCGTACATGGACGCCGGCACCCCTACTCCGTCCATCCCGCCGTAGTGGGGCAGCTCATCGTACTGTCAAAAAGCGGGCcggaagagaagaaagaaaaagaaagag is a window of Parus major isolate Abel unplaced genomic scaffold, Parus_major1.1 Scaffold1484, whole genome shotgun sequence DNA encoding:
- the LOC107199627 gene encoding homeobox protein Meis2-like; protein product: MFLYDELPHYGGMDGVGVPASMYGDPHAPRPIPPVHHLNHGPPLHAGQHYGAHAPHPNVMPASMGSAVNDALKRDKDAIYG